From Elaeis guineensis isolate ETL-2024a chromosome 16, EG11, whole genome shotgun sequence, a single genomic window includes:
- the LOC105059120 gene encoding heavy metal-associated isoprenylated plant protein 3-like: protein MCCERCADEVKKSVEGFEGVERVKADIGPGTLKVEGKVDPSSLRDRVAKKTHRKVDLVFPTNAPQKDAKKKDDSKKPTAGKESNKSDKKKSKGPGVSTVVLKTRLHCACLVKLIKKKIRKLEGVQQVVTDVQKDWIMVTGTMDVKRLPEVLKQELELAVEVAAVGS from the exons ATGTGTTGCGAGAGATGCGCCGATGAGGTGAAGAAATCCGTCGAGGGATTCGAAG GGGTGGAACGGGTGAAGGCTGACATCGGTCCTGGGACGCTGAAGGTGGAGGGGAAGGTGGATCCATCGAGTCTCCGCGATCGTGTGGCGAAGAAAACCCATAGGAAGGTCGACCTCGTCTTCCCCACCAATGCCCCCCAAAAGGATGCTAAAAAGAAGGACGACTCCAAAAAGCCCACCGCCGGAAAGGAGTCCAACAAATCCGACAAGAAAAAATCCAAGGGG CCTGGGGTTTCGACGGTGGTGCTGAAGACTCGCCTTCACTGTGCTTGCCTCGTCAAATTGATTAAAAAGAAGATTCGCAAGCTTGAgg GAGTGCAGCAGGTGGTGACGGACGTGCAGAAGGATTGGATAATGGTGACGGGGACAATGGACGTCAAGCGGCTGCCTGAGGTGCTAAAGCAGGAGCTGGAGCTGGCAGTGGAGGTGGCGGCTGTTGGAAGCTGA